The Ostrea edulis chromosome 1, xbOstEdul1.1, whole genome shotgun sequence genomic sequence TATCGAAGTTGTGCACCGGTCAAGTCAAACTAGAACTATTAATCAGCTATAACGATACGTGTATATACGAGTGGACTAAAACTTGCTATCTGAAAGAAACCAGGCGGAGAAATGTGTACGTATTTaagaattcatgtcagctttaaacaTCATTATGTTTGTGAGGTAAGATCACTTTCATTCCTGTCTAATTGCAGGAATTATACGATAAATGAGACCAAAGTATTGATTCACCGGAATCCTAAAATGGGGTTATTGCTTTATTAGTTCCAGGCCTCTTCGCTTTTCGCCAGTGTGCAGCATAATAAAGGTATAacaatgctacatgtacaaagaAAAGGGGGAGTTTTGGGTCGATATCATTAGCATACCGGTTATAACAACAGCATGGAAGACATGGGGTAGATAGAATATCTATCAGAGCAGAAAATTATTAAATGCAAACTTCATTTCTTCAAATTCCCTGGTAATTACTCCAGTTAATATTGTGGCAAGAAATAGAAAGACCAATTTAATCCGAACCTAGCTGTCAAGTGCAAAGTGTCGTCAGGCGAAGGGAATGAAATGAGTTTTCATTGTCAGAATAGCTGTCTCGCCATGTTATCACAGCTCCTGATAAGCATATCTAATGCAGACGAATATCCCAAGTATCTTCCAAGTGATGCCTTAATTGCTCGAAAGAATACATTGTGTATGATTTTTGTAACCATGGATTCACATTCTTGTTGACTTgttacatttcatcgtcttgtCGTCTGACCGGAATGCGACATATTCCTCCGGCTACTGTTGTATATAATTTATAGCTAAGTTTCTATTGTAGTATGTAATTCATTTGTGTCATTAACACCAGGTTTGATTATCAGACTTTAGCTATGTTTCAATTGGCTTGAACAGTTAAAAGtgtaatgaaaatgttgaatgAGGAAAACATCAGTGCATCAAGCCATGTGgaaaatataatatacacacatacatgtatatggtatttCTTAATCATATGCTTAGAATGACAGTGTACAAGAGTTTACTTTGTTCGCCTGAACTAAAAAGTGTAGAAGttgatgattttgaaattcatcTCCTATTAAGGTccttgtttgtccaactctctgttttgtattgcttataggagttattgatcactgtttgtcatcttcacctttataggagttatgagattgatcactgttcgttatctttacctttataggagttatgagattgatcactgttcgttatcttcacctttataggagttatgagattgatcactgttcgttatcttcacctttataccgagcgaagctcggacgggccgaaggcccgtccgcgaagcaaggctctaaaggtaacacgtatgtaaaagaaaaaagtcaaaatcagcaaaagaaaaagagacaatctctgtatacgttcactgaaattttcgtgatccatatgggcgccgccatttattttttcattacctgcttcaacagttattcgtgttttattttgaatgccaataatagaagactctgacgtgcaattcgtaattcaaacactcagtttaaagtgaatagtataattatcaatgtaacaggttttagcaaataattacatataaaaccgtaatacgactaaatagatgaacgagttcatgagtttctttaaataagaatatacgataaaattacggttacatttttaccattttgaatttattggttaattttattaagttttataacggcctttttcattgcatacggaatgtattattgttgtttgtaattgtttgctttggcaaagagaaaaaagtcgaggcaaaatgtgacgtcacaatgcacagtttacgtcgccttgcgttttatttcccgcgttcaatgaataggcgggtcctgtaaaactgttgtccccatataaacccctttgatattgagatgttactgggtttttagcgcaaggaaaatttcattaaaaatatatatttttaaatgaatcataacctaccatacttaacggaattatgattaccacttgggacactccaatgaccattacatggttcgctcggtccaacggtcacaccgtatacatattaggagttatgagattgatcactgttcgttatcttcacctttataggaattatgagattgaaccCTGTTCGTCATTTTCACCTTTTTAGGAGTTAaaagattgatccctgttcgctatcttcacctttataccgagcgaagctcggacgggccgaaggcccgtccgcgaagcaaggctctaaaggtaacacgtatgtaaaagaaaaaagtcaaattcagccaaagaaaaagagataatctctatatacgttcactgaaattttcgtgatccatatgggcgccgccatttattttttcattacctgcttcaacagttattcgtaatttattttgaatgccaataatagaagactccgacgtgcaattcgtaatttaaacactcagtttgttcaaagtaaatagtataattatcattataacaggttttagcaaataattacatataaaaccgtaatacgactaaatagatgaacgagttcatgagtttctttgaataagaatatacgaaaaattacggttacttttttaccattttgaatttattggttaattttgtttagttttataacggcctttttcattgcatacggaatgtattattgttgtaaaaataattgtttgctttgaaaaagagaaaaaagtcgaggctaaatgtgacgtcacaatgcacaatttacgtcgccttgcgttttatttcccgcgctcaatggataggcggatcctgtaaaactgttctccccatataaacccctttaatattgagatctTACTGGGTTATCaacgcaaggaaaatttcattaaaaatatatatttttaaatgaatcataatctaccgtacttaacggaattatgattaccacttgggacactccaatgaccattacatgcttcgctcggtccaacggtcacaccgtatacatattagtagttatgagatagatcattgttcgttatcctcTCCTTTAtgggagctatgagattgaccactgttcattattctctcctttataggagctatgagattgatccctgtttgttttcttcacctttcagtaagAAATCTTGCCAGTTTGTTATCTTTCTCTCACTAGCCAGGGTTAGGGTTAAAGATCAAACTGAGGGTTTTCAATATTTGTCAAAAACAGGCGTTCGGTCAATTAGTTTGTAAATACATCATCAAAATCTATGTATATGACAAGCTATGATATGTAGATAGTTTCTAATacgaaagatacatgtatgaatactTCCAGGCTCCACATAAAATGAAGACTGGATAGTGACATCAGGATTATCATATTTGTCTATTGGACTTTATTTCAAAACTTAACACCAAACCTAAATGTTTGGTTTTCTAAATTACAGTACGAAATGGTTGATTTGGATAAAAGAAAGTCTacgaaatcattttaaaattcatgttCACCGTATAACAGAAATGGAATCACTTTGTGCAATTTTCCCTAACGTACCCCATCTTTATTATTAAATCTTCCCTAACATACCCCATCTTCATCAATAAATGCTCCCTAAACATACACCCATCTTCATAATTAAATATTCCCTAACATACCCCATCTTCATCAATAAATGCTCCCTAAACATACACCCATCTTCATAATTAAATATTCCCTAACATACCCCATCTTCATCAATAAATGCTCCCTAAACATACACCCATCTTCATAATTAAATATTCCCTAACATACACACATCTTCATCAATAAATCCTCCCTAAACATACACCCATCTTCATCTTCATCAATAAATCCTCCCTAATCATACaccaattttcataattaaataTTCCCAAAACATACACCCATTTTTAGGCCCCCTTCAaattgcttgattgacaccaaacttggtacactggtacagcataaggagtagatgatccctattgatttttaggtcacatggtcaattcactcttgacataggaagatattgtctgctcaatattttgaattgatgatactactatcaattaaatgatgtgtgtgtataacccttttcaattttgcaccatgggggcatatgtgttttacaaacatctcttgtcaTCATTAAAGTTGAAGTTCACTATTTTTCAGAGCTCCATGATGGTGCTTGGATTAGGCATCGTATGGATAACATATCAAATCATCGCTGTGGAAGGGACGTGCCTCTTTCCAGGCCACCTGAAAAATAACGAATGGCATTACAAGATATTGTCGGAACATGGTGCGCGACATACTCTGCAGTTCAGTGGAAATGGTTTAATAGTGAAGGACGTCGTTACGTCTGGTGCCTCCTACGACCTCTACTGTGTAGAAAGGCGTAGGGAACATGCCTTTTTATTCGAGTCCAACTCCGGATCGCCAAAAAAATACAAATGCATCGAATTCTTGGAAAGAGGCAAGTCCATTCTACAGATGAGAGAGTCCTCTTTCTCGGAAAGTTTTAATGTATGCGAGGATGGAAAATTAGTTTTGGACGAGTGGTTACTGGTGTCGCATAAAGAGATGGTAAAAGAGATTGGTAGATGTCCCTTCAGTGGAGGTTTTAATTTAAAGATGAGAGATTCGAAAGGAAATGCACATGGCTGTAATTACATGGAACTTCCAATGAGAATGGAGAGTGAATGCATTGCTGGGGAGGGCATGACGTTTGACTTCCGGAGAAGTGAATGCACATACTTTGTACCGATGAACATCTACCAAAAGACATTTTGTGTGACGAACTGGAACACAATCAGTTTTATATTCGTGGTTTTAAAAGCCGTCAATGGAGATGGGATCTGGATTATGAGGGTGCCTAAGCGTGGtttaaattattataacaaTCAGATAGTCGTAGAATTGTTCACAGATTTGATTGCCAGTGAATCGAATACAAATGATAACATAGATAAATTTTATTCCCTTACTTTAGAAAAGGAAGTACAACGAAAATTTTGTGCAGATGAGTACAAATCCTGTGAGAAAAGGCCGTGCTCACCCATAGATATGCGCCAATGTCCCAAATCCTGCGGCTCGTGTGATCCTAACACCGTCCTTCCAATCTGTGCGTTCCCTCGCAGATTCATGGGGGAATGGTATTCACAAGATAACGCCGGCACAAAAAGAATAAATATAAGTGAATCTACTTTCTTTATTGAGAACGTTGGAGAGTTTTCTTGTGTGCAATTCAATGACTCTCCTTCGCGGTCCACCAGAATGTTTACAACTGAATCTGTGTATTACAATGGTTGCAGGCCGAGGTATACTTGCGTATCATTTAAGCGACTGGGCAAGTCTGTACTAGGCTACAGCATCAGTCAGAGTTTTGTCTGGCCAATCACTCTGGACAATCCCGGAGAGTCTATTTGCGCGGAATCACGCTTTGGACCTGATGAGGAGCCGGTGACAGACCTGTACCATCCCTATGCTAATTCCTACAAACCAATACTGTCTGTGTCGAGGACATTCATGTCCACACCGTGTGATCTAccttcattgtttatattcacaGCACATTTTGACAACAATAAAAGTTGTGCGGGAGAGTTTTATCAAGATTGTTCAAACCCCAGTATATTCCGTCTGGATTACCACAACTGTAGATACGCTTCAGTGACGTCATACACCTATTACTGCGCAGCGACATTTAGAGAAAATTACTGGGAAAAACTAGTGATTTTACAAAGTGCTACAGAAGTCAAAGAGTCAAAGTGCTTGTCCTTTTCTACAGTGTACCCAGATCGTGCTTTTCTTCTCCCCACTAGTAACTGTGACGTGTATGCTTGGCAGTACGTTGACTCGAACATTCGTAAATCATTGATTGTATTCACTTTGCGTTCTGCCGGTGATAAATGCAAAGATATCCCCACAACGACGACGATCAGTACTAGACCGACCACGCTGTCTAGTACTGAGGTAGTGCCAACCTCCAGACTAACAGAGGGTCCCCACAGTGAAAAACAGAGACTAAATATTTCTGTAGAGTCGGCAGTACAAAGTGATTCTAATGGGAATAACGACGAATATCGCGAATTTATAAAATCGACAATATCGCCAATTCAGATTAATAAAGCGAAAAGTAAGGATCACACTCTCAAAACAGTGGAAGAACGCATGCGTGAAACTAATCAGGCCAAAACATGCCGTTACTCTGTTGTCAatgtcattttgattttttcagTGTTACATACATTTATCAGTGTTATATACATTTAGATAGATAAGTAGGTTCAAATTTAtactatctatctatctatctatctatctatctatctgtctgtctgtctgcttTTTATCTCTCTGTCTGTAAAGTGCTATACATTCAATTTGCTATGGTTTTTCATTAACACTTCAACTCCTTGTCCAGAAATCGTTGTCTTTGGTATTTCATTAATATAATCAGGTTTTATGTCATTCTGATAAAAGAAATACTTATATCCTTCCTTTCACACAGATTTCGGTACGTAACAACTCTATTTTGGGTTTAATTTCCGCTATTACTAGTATAACAATTCTAGAACAGCATATTTAGTTCACGattttgttataaaatacaATGAATTTTCTTAAAGGGTATTGCCTTACAGTTTTCTATCATATCAAAAACAGAGATGATTTTTGTGATGTAATGATCTATTCATctgaagataaaaaaaacaaaacccctTCATTATGTACATTAATCAGTATCGATTGTCATTCGTGATGCCAGTGgaaattaaatttttcaaagtattTAGTAGTGCTTAGATCAAGTTACCCGGCGTGTCGCGATCTTGATGGGCGACAATGTATTCACCACCGAACAGCTGACAATAGGAAAATTTAATTAGCGTTTATAAATTAAATGttctataaagaaaacaatCCGGTTTCCGTATATACTGATTTTTTCTTTGATGGGGTGGTTAACAATCGATGATAAAATTATAGCACTAACGTTATCGTGCTGGGTATACTCTTATCACGCCATGTAGGGACGTGCAAGACAGCGAATTAATCACAAAAAAGGCAGTGatttctttcatatatattttgataattgttgaaatcATTTCATTTAGTTTGTCTATTATgagatattttgtataaatcatTGTAATAAACAATATGGAAACCATACGttggtgtttatttttaaaatcgtTGTCCCAAAATGCAATCAAAAATCACCCTTACACGAGGAGGAAGTACTCTATACATTAatgtgaatacattttcaatacaTATTTTCATATGATATTGTGAGATATTgcgtgtccaggagtccgtttTTTGCCGTACTTTCAGCTTTATCCCcaatgggatttatgagattaattttTCGTCActtttttaattcaatacaaTCGCCTCAGCTTTATCCTAAGATATCCATTCAATTTATTACAGATAGTTACATGTTGGTAAACAACACCAACGATACATTATTGAACTTAATCAAAATATTGTCCGTTTCAGTTaggaaaatatgaatttatgcAGTATAGATAAACAATTGAATTTGTATCCATGGTTCTCTGTAGAATTTGTACCCATGGTTCTCTGTAGAATTTGTACCCATAGTTCTCTGTAGAATTTGTACCCATGGTTCTCTGTAGAATGTGTACCCATAATTCTCTGTAGAATTTGTACCCATAGTTCTCTGTAGAATTTGTACCCATGGTTCTCTGTAGAATTTGTACCCATGGTTCTCTGTAGAATTTGTACCCATAATTCTCTGTAGAAAATGTAcccatagttacatgtatctgtagAAGGGACTATAAGCTTAAGagataaaatgaaaacattcaATGATCACCCCACATtgtataaaatgttaatttttttaaggTATCGGAATgtccatactgatgaaagacctcacataataaaatatatgttataaatCTATCAACACTATATGACAATTCTGGACTCGCCCCGGGGTTGcgaaaatcacaattttggtacacccCTTTCTGGTTTTCCTAGATATGTATTTAGTTTCTATACAGTTTCAGCAACATTAAGGAAGTCTTCAAATGAAAAGGACATTcaatcactatgataattttggttCCACCCTGGTACCAAAATCCCTATCCCTGgataaaatttaccattttggtaAAGGTCTATCTGttccttttaaacatatcaAAGAAGTGGATGAATATGAATTACTGGATTCCTAAaattcacaaaaacccttagaaagaaagatacattgctggatcgagtgaatgttctaccaagcccccatctttgctcctcacgaaaatattaacagctgtgaaggagaaacttcaaacgtactgtgccacaacatatgctaaaagtggtgtaaatcaaatatggattctaaaacattctaaaaaacttttagtaaatttaaaaccacaaaacctttctcaaatcaacaacatcaaaacgtatgacttttcatcactttacacgaccattccttacgatggattaaagactagattttttgacatcatagacaattgcttcttcaacaaaaatggaaaaaagaaatattcgtatttagtgatcagtcatccaaaaaatttactttgttaaacaccactctgattcctcgcacaagtactctgaagttgaaattaaaaacatgctggagttcctcattgacaatattttcatagtctttcgtgatcaggtcttccaacagtcttggAATTTCCCTGGCATGAATtctgttcctttgttagctgtcctgtttttatattcttatgaagaggagtttattcaaaagctacat encodes the following:
- the LOC125673610 gene encoding uncharacterized protein LOC125673610; its protein translation is MMVLGLGIVWITYQIIAVEGTCLFPGHLKNNEWHYKILSEHGARHTLQFSGNGLIVKDVVTSGASYDLYCVERRREHAFLFESNSGSPKKYKCIEFLERGKSILQMRESSFSESFNVCEDGKLVLDEWLLVSHKEMVKEIGRCPFSGGFNLKMRDSKGNAHGCNYMELPMRMESECIAGEGMTFDFRRSECTYFVPMNIYQKTFCVTNWNTISFIFVVLKAVNGDGIWIMRVPKRGLNYYNNQIVVELFTDLIASESNTNDNIDKFYSLTLEKEVQRKFCADEYKSCEKRPCSPIDMRQCPKSCGSCDPNTVLPICAFPRRFMGEWYSQDNAGTKRINISESTFFIENVGEFSCVQFNDSPSRSTRMFTTESVYYNGCRPRYTCVSFKRLGKSVLGYSISQSFVWPITLDNPGESICAESRFGPDEEPVTDLYHPYANSYKPILSVSRTFMSTPCDLPSLFIFTAHFDNNKSCAGEFYQDCSNPSIFRLDYHNCRYASVTSYTYYCAATFRENYWEKLVILQSATEVKESKCLSFSTVYPDRAFLLPTSNCDVYAWQYVDSNIRKSLIVFTLRSAGDKCKDIPTTTTISTRPTTLSSTEVVPTSRLTEGPHSEKQRLNISVESAVQSDSNGNNDEYREFIKSTISPIQINKAKSKDHTLKTVEERMRETNQAKTCRYSVVNVILIFSVLHTFISVIYI